One Deltaproteobacteria bacterium genomic window carries:
- a CDS encoding LLM class flavin-dependent oxidoreductase: DHGTDFKQRWRVLRERVLAMKRIWTEDEAAFEGEFVRFEPLWSWPKPVQRPHPPVLLGGHGRRALQRVVDYCDGWLPISVRAGDLEAGMAELSWLAREKGRDPRSISVSVYGAPMDAPGLVRLRDIGVERAIFALPSAEADTLLPLLDRAAGIARQLA, from the coding sequence GACCACGGCACCGACTTCAAGCAGCGCTGGCGCGTGCTGCGCGAGCGCGTGCTCGCCATGAAGCGCATCTGGACCGAGGACGAGGCGGCCTTCGAGGGCGAATTCGTGCGCTTCGAGCCGCTCTGGTCGTGGCCGAAGCCGGTGCAGCGGCCGCACCCGCCCGTCCTGCTCGGCGGCCACGGCCGACGCGCCCTCCAGCGCGTCGTCGACTACTGCGACGGCTGGCTCCCGATCAGCGTGCGGGCCGGCGACCTCGAGGCCGGGATGGCGGAGCTCTCGTGGCTCGCGCGCGAGAAGGGCAGGGACCCGCGCAGCATCTCGGTGTCCGTCTACGGCGCGCCGATGGACGCGCCTGGGCTCGTGCGCCTGCGGGATATCGGCGTCGAGCGCGCCATCTTCGCGCTCCCCTCGGCGGAGGCCGACACGCTCCTGCCCCTCCTCGACCGCGCCGCCGGGATCGCGCGCCAGCTCGCGTAG